Proteins encoded together in one Catellatospora citrea window:
- a CDS encoding HAD family hydrolase codes for MIRVVAVDLDGTLLRSDGTVSARTSAALRRADRAGARVVICTARPPREVHEIAGTAGITGVAVCSNGAITYDLASGEITIVGPLPLEVAEQVAAVLAPALDGVGFAVETGHRALIAPGFDHVSSRSIVRVPVASLAALWAEAESCVKLLAWSAAPVTDALMARLQALVPGVTVTYSGGRGMLEISAASVSKADTLARLCEGWGVDAAQVIAFGDMPNDVPVLRWAGIGVAVANAHPQALAGADRVTAGNDEDGVALVLEELFPADGGVVPAR; via the coding sequence GTGATCCGCGTCGTCGCCGTCGACCTTGACGGCACCCTGCTCCGCTCGGACGGCACCGTCTCGGCCCGCACGTCGGCCGCCCTGCGCCGGGCCGACCGGGCCGGTGCGCGGGTCGTCATCTGCACCGCGCGGCCGCCGCGGGAGGTCCACGAGATCGCCGGGACGGCGGGCATCACGGGAGTCGCGGTGTGCTCCAACGGCGCGATCACGTACGACCTGGCCAGCGGCGAGATCACCATCGTCGGCCCGCTGCCGCTGGAGGTGGCCGAACAGGTCGCGGCCGTGCTCGCCCCGGCCCTGGACGGCGTCGGGTTCGCGGTGGAGACCGGGCACCGGGCGCTGATCGCCCCCGGTTTCGACCACGTCAGCTCGCGCAGCATCGTCCGAGTGCCGGTGGCGAGCCTGGCCGCGCTGTGGGCCGAGGCGGAGAGCTGCGTGAAGCTGCTGGCCTGGTCAGCCGCCCCGGTCACCGACGCGCTGATGGCGCGGCTGCAGGCGCTCGTCCCGGGCGTGACGGTCACCTACTCCGGCGGCCGGGGCATGCTGGAGATCAGCGCCGCCTCGGTGTCCAAGGCGGACACCCTGGCCCGCCTGTGCGAGGGCTGGGGCGTCGACGCCGCGCAGGTGATCGCGTTCGGGGACATGCCCAACGACGTGCCCGTGCTGCGCTGGGCGGGGATCGGGGTCGCCGTCGCCAACGCCCACCCGCAGGCGCTGGCCGGGGCAGACCGCGTCACGGCCGGCAACGACGAGGACGGCGTGGCGCTGGTGCTGGAGGAGCTGTTCCCCGCGGACGGCGGTGTCGTACCCGCTCGTTAG
- a CDS encoding DUF6745 domain-containing protein: MTATTQAPGTSGEQRPNRREARRNEDMALAARAERWMATGLSTEPADRAGAEAGVRIAYALAGLPAPQRMLWLDSPAAGATAVAMLRTGLAGDGKVREALAAQGVRPGELALGRSVRPQVRTRPWAQARAALAEQRGAVGFARHWAATARRPWQQLVDQLATPLRTRLTEQFRAGTGEFAQAQQDALLDVIHGQHDAAWLGAFDSHPDVDGLARVAGSAGWWWAFEQVAILTERPRAVHRDNLGRLHHGDGPALSYPDGFGLHAWSGMPMPAEIAAELPTLTVERIRRESNAEMRRVMLEHFGFDRYLRESGAVATQSDTFGKLWRVELPGDEPLVMVEVVNATAEPDGSFRTYFLRVPPDMQTARQGVAWSFGLRSREYQPEQQT; encoded by the coding sequence ATGACGGCGACGACGCAGGCCCCGGGCACGAGCGGCGAGCAGCGGCCGAACCGGCGCGAGGCGCGCCGGAACGAGGACATGGCGCTGGCCGCGCGGGCCGAGCGTTGGATGGCGACCGGGCTGAGCACCGAACCCGCCGACCGGGCGGGCGCCGAGGCCGGGGTGCGGATCGCGTACGCCCTGGCGGGGCTGCCCGCCCCGCAGCGGATGCTGTGGTTGGACTCGCCCGCGGCGGGCGCGACGGCGGTGGCGATGCTGCGCACCGGGCTCGCGGGCGACGGGAAGGTCCGCGAGGCGCTGGCCGCGCAGGGCGTCCGCCCGGGAGAGCTCGCGCTCGGCCGCAGCGTGCGCCCGCAGGTGCGCACCCGGCCCTGGGCGCAGGCGCGGGCCGCGCTGGCCGAGCAGCGCGGCGCGGTCGGCTTCGCCCGGCACTGGGCCGCCACCGCCCGGCGGCCGTGGCAGCAGCTGGTCGACCAGCTCGCGACGCCGCTGCGCACCCGGCTGACGGAGCAGTTCCGCGCCGGCACCGGCGAGTTCGCCCAGGCGCAGCAGGACGCGCTGCTCGACGTGATCCACGGCCAGCACGACGCGGCGTGGCTGGGCGCGTTCGACAGCCACCCCGACGTGGACGGCCTGGCCCGGGTGGCGGGCAGCGCGGGCTGGTGGTGGGCGTTCGAGCAGGTCGCGATCCTCACCGAACGCCCGCGCGCGGTGCACCGCGACAATCTGGGCCGGTTGCACCACGGTGACGGCCCGGCGCTGTCCTACCCGGACGGTTTCGGCCTGCACGCGTGGAGCGGCATGCCGATGCCCGCGGAGATCGCCGCCGAGCTGCCGACGCTGACCGTCGAGCGGATCCGCCGCGAGTCCAACGCCGAGATGCGCCGGGTGATGCTGGAGCACTTCGGGTTCGACCGCTACCTGCGCGAGTCCGGGGCGGTCGCGACGCAGTCCGACACCTTCGGCAAGCTGTGGCGGGTCGAGCTGCCCGGCGACGAGCCGCTGGTGATGGTGGAGGTGGTCAACGCCACCGCCGAGCCCGACGGCAGCTTCCGCACCTATTTCCTGCGCGTGCCGCCGGACATGCAGACCGCCCGGCAGGGCGTGGCCTGGTCGTTCGGCCTCAGATCCCGGGAGTACCAGCCCGAGCAGCAGACCTGA
- a CDS encoding STM4011 family radical SAM protein: MNLLLLYRGPLASCNFDCPYCPFAKRRDSRAQLTADRAALARFTDWVTANAAGDTLSVLFTPWGEGLTRSWYRDALVRLSHLPHMAKVAIQTNLAGRLGWVADADPARLALWATYHPGQVSRERFLAACATLRGHGIRHSVGMVGLPEHHAEAVALRAELPESTYLWINAADGHTYDAPAEAAWTALDPLFGYSVRPHASAGHECGAGETSLSVLGDGTVRRCHFLPEPLGNLYDGSYRAALRPRPCGKATCDCHIGYVHLKRLGLHQVFAGGVPERIPAGSPPTWGVPASVLRSAARAGTPGI; the protein is encoded by the coding sequence GTGAACCTGCTGCTGCTGTATCGCGGTCCGCTGGCCAGTTGCAACTTCGACTGCCCGTACTGCCCGTTCGCGAAGCGGCGCGACAGCCGCGCGCAGCTGACCGCCGACCGGGCCGCGCTGGCCCGGTTCACCGACTGGGTGACCGCCAACGCCGCCGGCGACACGCTGTCGGTGCTGTTCACGCCGTGGGGCGAGGGGCTGACCCGGTCCTGGTATCGCGACGCGCTGGTGCGGCTGTCGCACCTGCCGCACATGGCGAAGGTCGCCATCCAGACGAACCTGGCCGGGCGGCTGGGCTGGGTCGCCGACGCCGACCCGGCCCGGCTCGCGCTGTGGGCCACCTACCATCCGGGCCAGGTCAGCCGCGAACGTTTCCTGGCCGCCTGCGCGACGCTGCGCGGGCACGGGATCCGGCACTCGGTCGGCATGGTCGGTTTGCCGGAGCACCACGCCGAGGCGGTCGCGCTGCGGGCCGAGCTGCCCGAGTCGACGTATCTGTGGATCAACGCCGCCGACGGGCACACCTACGACGCGCCCGCCGAGGCGGCGTGGACGGCGCTCGACCCGCTGTTCGGATACAGCGTGCGCCCGCACGCCTCCGCCGGGCACGAGTGCGGTGCGGGGGAGACGTCGCTGTCGGTGCTCGGCGACGGCACGGTGCGGCGCTGCCATTTCCTGCCCGAACCGCTGGGCAACCTCTACGACGGCAGCTACCGCGCCGCGCTGCGGCCCCGCCCGTGCGGCAAGGCCACCTGCGACTGCCACATCGGGTACGTGCACCTCAAGCGCCTCGGCCTGCACCAGGTCTTCGCCGGCGGGGTGCCCGAACGCATCCCCGCCGGGTCCCCGCCGACCTGGGGCGTGCCGGCCTCGGTGCTCAGGTCTGCTGCTCGGGCTGGTACTCCCGGGATCTGA
- a CDS encoding STM4012 family radical SAM protein: MTVLDGSPYQGYLYAYPHKTAYRPLRPRPALRDVWAGQPRDALFLYLHIPFCEMRCGFCNLFTRAQPPAEQVGAYLRQLRVQAEQVAAALGPARYARAAIGGGTPTHLTADELAELFAITTGVLGLDPAAAQLSVETSPATATPDRLAVLAAHGTHRVSMGVQSFLDNEAHAAGRPQRRAEVDRALTALRDAAFPLLNVDLIYGIPGQTRDTWTYSLREALTWRPEEIYLYPLYVRPLTGLGRREGVLPLSGQAAAVPEHGLAPVPARDAPWDAQRLDLYRHGRDLLREAGYRQLSMRQFRRADVPDPDGADYCCQDDGMVGVGCGARSYTADLHYSFDYAVSVREVRAIIDDYLSRPAADFAYAEFGFALDGGEQRLRWLVKSLLRAEGVDLPGYAKRFGSTVDEDFPHLAELVARGWAVGGGERLALTDEGLAHGDAIGPWLVSGPVRAAMARAVLR, from the coding sequence GTGACGGTGCTGGACGGTTCGCCGTACCAGGGTTACCTGTACGCGTACCCGCACAAGACGGCATACCGGCCGCTGCGCCCGCGCCCGGCGCTGCGCGACGTGTGGGCCGGGCAGCCCCGCGACGCCCTCTTCCTCTACCTGCACATCCCGTTCTGCGAGATGCGGTGCGGCTTCTGCAACCTGTTCACCCGCGCCCAGCCGCCCGCCGAGCAGGTCGGGGCATACCTGCGGCAGCTGCGGGTGCAGGCCGAGCAGGTCGCGGCGGCGCTCGGCCCGGCCCGCTACGCCCGCGCCGCGATCGGCGGCGGCACCCCCACCCACCTGACCGCCGACGAGCTGGCCGAGCTGTTCGCGATCACCACCGGCGTGCTCGGCCTGGACCCGGCCGCGGCGCAGCTGTCCGTGGAGACCTCGCCCGCCACGGCCACCCCCGACCGGCTGGCGGTGCTCGCCGCACACGGCACCCACCGGGTCAGCATGGGCGTGCAGAGCTTCCTCGACAACGAGGCGCACGCCGCAGGGCGGCCACAGCGCCGTGCCGAGGTCGACCGGGCCCTGACCGCGCTACGCGACGCGGCGTTCCCGCTGCTCAACGTCGACCTGATCTACGGCATCCCCGGCCAGACCCGCGACACCTGGACCTACTCGCTACGCGAGGCGCTGACCTGGCGACCCGAGGAGATCTACCTCTACCCGCTGTACGTCCGCCCGCTGACCGGACTGGGCCGCCGGGAGGGCGTGCTGCCACTGTCCGGCCAGGCCGCCGCCGTGCCGGAGCACGGTCTGGCTCCCGTGCCGGCTCGCGACGCGCCATGGGACGCCCAGCGCCTCGACCTGTACCGGCACGGCCGTGACCTGCTGCGCGAGGCCGGCTACCGGCAGCTGTCCATGCGCCAGTTCCGCCGCGCCGACGTGCCCGACCCCGACGGCGCCGACTACTGCTGCCAGGACGACGGCATGGTCGGCGTCGGCTGCGGCGCCCGGTCCTACACCGCCGACCTGCACTACTCGTTCGACTACGCGGTCAGCGTGCGCGAGGTGCGCGCCATCATCGACGACTACCTGTCCCGGCCCGCGGCCGACTTCGCCTACGCCGAGTTCGGATTCGCGCTCGACGGCGGCGAGCAGCGGCTGCGCTGGCTGGTGAAGTCGCTGCTGCGGGCCGAGGGCGTCGACCTGCCCGGCTACGCGAAGCGGTTCGGGTCCACGGTGGACGAAGACTTCCCGCACCTGGCCGAGCTGGTCGCACGCGGCTGGGCGGTCGGCGGCGGTGAACGGCTGGCGCTGACCGATGAGGGCCTGGCGCACGGCGACGCGATCGGGCCGTGGCTGGTGTCGGGGCCGGTGCGGGCGGCGATGGCGCGGGCGGTGCTGCGGTGA
- a CDS encoding STM4013/SEN3800 family hydrolase, with amino-acid sequence MSVDMASMVGTHDIALVTVDTLRYDVAAGEAAAGRTPNVVQVLPGGQWEARHTPASFTYAAHHAFFAGFLPTPVTPGRHERLFAARFPGSETTADGTWVFDAPDLVTGLAQVGYHTLCLGGVGFFNRLSPLGSVLPDLFAEDHWRPAFGVTEPDSLRHQLDQLEESVVAAPAARPLFTFLNISALHQPNRHYLPGAAQDGPDSHAAALRYVDTLLPRLFTLLTWRRRPCFVVLCADHGTAYGEDGHQGHRVGHDVVWTVPYAEFTLSPGEW; translated from the coding sequence GTGAGCGTCGACATGGCGTCCATGGTCGGGACGCATGACATCGCGCTGGTCACGGTCGACACGTTGCGCTACGACGTCGCCGCGGGGGAGGCGGCGGCCGGGCGCACGCCGAACGTGGTCCAGGTGCTGCCCGGCGGGCAGTGGGAGGCGCGGCACACCCCGGCGAGCTTCACGTACGCGGCACACCACGCGTTCTTCGCGGGCTTCCTGCCGACGCCGGTAACCCCGGGGCGCCACGAGCGGCTGTTCGCCGCCCGCTTCCCCGGCAGCGAGACCACCGCCGACGGCACCTGGGTGTTCGACGCGCCGGACCTGGTCACCGGGCTGGCCCAGGTCGGCTACCACACGCTGTGCCTGGGCGGGGTCGGCTTCTTCAACCGGCTATCGCCGCTGGGCAGCGTGCTGCCCGACCTGTTCGCCGAGGACCACTGGCGGCCCGCGTTCGGGGTGACCGAACCGGACTCGCTGCGCCACCAGCTCGACCAGCTCGAAGAGAGCGTGGTCGCCGCGCCCGCGGCGCGGCCGCTGTTCACGTTCCTCAACATCTCGGCCCTGCACCAGCCCAACCGGCACTACCTGCCCGGTGCGGCGCAGGACGGCCCGGACAGCCACGCGGCCGCGCTGCGCTACGTCGACACCCTGCTGCCGCGCCTGTTCACGCTGCTCACCTGGCGTCGGCGGCCGTGCTTCGTGGTGCTCTGCGCCGACCACGGCACCGCGTACGGCGAGGACGGACACCAGGGTCACCGGGTCGGGCACGACGTGGTGTGGACGGTGCCGTACGCCGAGTTCACGCTGTCGCCCGGGGAGTGGTGA
- a CDS encoding STM4014 family protein: MHVTVVGNPGSRRVTLFAAAAVRAGLAEPEIVSWRDVLSGVPLRLRPGTAVRVESPGEDAEVDRLLRGAAAAAELGEIVGGRAWYTGFATALDRVADAARDQGAHLLADPAEILVMFDKAACHARLLAAGIPVPAALPGAPASWAQLRSWLDEAGWRRVFVKPCHGSSASGVIALQLGSGGRILATTSVELSGGRLFNSLRVRHYRDERDVAAIVDRLAPDGLQVQRWLPKAGLDGRVVDLRVVTVAGEPSHVVVRGSRSPMTNLHLGGVRGDLCALRAAAGRHYAEGLATCRAVAACFPGSLHTGVDLMFAAGWRSHAVAEVNAFGDLLPGLHVDGRDTYDAEVAALLACARAGAPA, encoded by the coding sequence ATGCACGTCACCGTCGTCGGCAACCCCGGCAGCCGCCGCGTCACCCTGTTCGCGGCCGCGGCGGTGCGCGCCGGGCTGGCCGAACCCGAGATCGTGTCCTGGCGGGACGTGCTGTCCGGCGTCCCGCTGCGACTGCGCCCCGGCACCGCCGTGCGCGTCGAGTCCCCGGGCGAGGACGCCGAGGTGGACCGGCTGCTGCGCGGTGCCGCTGCGGCGGCCGAACTGGGCGAGATCGTCGGCGGGCGGGCCTGGTACACGGGCTTCGCCACCGCCCTGGACCGGGTCGCCGACGCCGCCCGCGACCAGGGTGCGCACCTGCTCGCCGACCCGGCCGAGATCCTGGTGATGTTCGACAAGGCGGCCTGCCACGCCCGCCTGCTCGCGGCCGGCATCCCCGTGCCCGCCGCGCTGCCGGGCGCCCCGGCGAGCTGGGCGCAGCTGCGGTCCTGGTTGGACGAGGCCGGCTGGCGGCGGGTGTTCGTGAAACCGTGCCACGGCTCCTCGGCGTCCGGGGTGATCGCGCTGCAACTCGGCAGCGGCGGCCGGATCCTGGCCACCACCTCGGTCGAGCTGTCCGGCGGGCGGCTGTTCAACTCGCTGCGGGTGCGGCACTACCGCGACGAGCGCGACGTCGCCGCGATCGTGGACCGGCTGGCCCCGGACGGGCTGCAGGTGCAGCGCTGGCTGCCCAAGGCCGGGCTGGACGGTCGCGTCGTGGACCTGCGCGTGGTGACGGTGGCGGGTGAGCCGTCGCACGTGGTGGTGCGCGGCAGCCGCTCGCCGATGACGAACCTGCACCTGGGCGGCGTACGCGGCGACCTGTGCGCGCTGCGGGCGGCAGCCGGGCGGCACTACGCCGAGGGGCTGGCCACGTGCCGGGCCGTCGCGGCCTGCTTCCCCGGCAGCCTGCACACCGGCGTCGACCTGATGTTCGCGGCGGGCTGGCGCTCGCACGCGGTCGCCGAGGTCAACGCGTTCGGCGACCTGCTGCCCGGCCTGCACGTCGACGGCCGCGACACCTACGACGCCGAGGTCGCGGCCCTGCTCGCCTGCGCACGCGCCGGAGCCCCGGCGTGA
- a CDS encoding STM4015 family protein, which translates to MTIGSHITTFAGRPVAEYPADLGKASRAGTAWRLEDPDYDNSGQFQERLEALAAEDWANQVTALVIGNWGGAYESAPPIGLLATVLPRFTRLRALFLGEMTYEECEISWIQHTDITPLLEALPGLEVLTVRGATDLSLKPLRHASLRELTIESGGLPADVVRAVAECDLPALTHLELWLGTENYGGDADVDDLAPILAGTRLPALTSLGLRDAEIADLVAVALAGEPVVARLRELDLSLGMLSDEGAAALLAGQPLTHLRKLDLHHHFISAPVLERLTAELGAAGVELDVSGADERDWSDRYIAVSE; encoded by the coding sequence ATGACAATCGGCTCCCACATCACGACGTTCGCCGGCCGACCTGTCGCGGAATATCCCGCCGACCTGGGCAAGGCGTCACGCGCGGGCACCGCGTGGCGACTGGAGGACCCGGACTACGACAACAGCGGGCAGTTCCAGGAGCGGTTGGAGGCGCTGGCCGCCGAGGACTGGGCCAACCAGGTCACCGCCCTGGTCATCGGCAACTGGGGCGGCGCCTACGAGAGCGCGCCGCCGATCGGTCTGCTCGCCACCGTGCTGCCGCGATTCACCCGGCTGCGGGCGCTGTTCCTCGGCGAGATGACCTACGAGGAGTGTGAGATCTCCTGGATCCAGCACACCGACATCACCCCGCTGCTGGAAGCGCTGCCGGGGCTCGAAGTGCTGACCGTGCGCGGGGCCACCGATCTGAGCCTCAAGCCGCTGCGGCACGCCTCGCTGCGCGAGCTGACCATCGAGTCCGGCGGCCTGCCCGCCGACGTGGTGCGCGCCGTCGCCGAGTGCGACCTGCCCGCGCTGACCCATCTGGAGCTGTGGCTCGGCACCGAGAACTACGGCGGCGACGCCGACGTCGACGACCTCGCCCCGATCCTCGCGGGCACCCGGTTGCCCGCGCTGACCTCGCTGGGCCTGCGCGACGCCGAGATCGCCGACCTGGTCGCGGTGGCACTGGCGGGCGAGCCGGTGGTGGCCCGGCTGCGGGAGCTGGACCTGTCCCTGGGCATGCTCAGCGACGAGGGCGCGGCCGCGCTGCTGGCCGGCCAGCCGCTCACCCACCTGCGCAAACTCGATCTGCACCACCACTTCATCAGCGCACCGGTGCTGGAGCGGCTGACCGCCGAACTCGGCGCGGCCGGGGTGGAGCTGGACGTGTCCGGGGCCGACGAGCGTGACTGGTCCGACCGCTACATCGCGGTGTCCGAGTAG
- a CDS encoding glycosyl hydrolase family 18 protein, with amino-acid sequence MSDIPASRRARWAAAGIALATAAVGVAVALAPATAQAVVLPNGFKSVGYMPSWAGDVNAVQYSKLTHINYAFILPNSNGSLQGLDNPSKLSSLVSLGHANNTKVSIAVGGWNDGNDQAFEDLAANATARTAFVNNLVNLVNQYNLDGVDIDWEYPDTTAESNNFTALMNQLSTAMHTRGKLLTAAVVSEGSTANFVQPAVFSAVDWLNIMAYDGGSPHANYNWSINAVNSWKSRGLPASKAVLGVPFYSRPTYYTYSQLVDMDPANANRDCTTVGGVQQCYNGLPTIRSKTAWAKANAGGIMNWELSQDKNDSRSLVSAIYEVAIGGTTPPSSPPPGGRTGRIVGQASGKCVDVAAASTANGTAIQLYTCNGTNAQTWTVGTDGTIRALGKCMDITSGSTANGALIQLWDCNGSGAQVWQPQSNGNLRNPQSAKCLDAKDLGTADGTRLQIWTCAASGNQIWTLP; translated from the coding sequence ATGTCCGACATCCCCGCATCCCGCCGAGCCCGCTGGGCCGCGGCCGGCATCGCCCTGGCCACCGCGGCCGTCGGCGTCGCCGTCGCGCTCGCCCCGGCGACGGCCCAGGCCGTCGTGCTGCCCAACGGCTTCAAGAGCGTGGGCTACATGCCCTCGTGGGCCGGCGACGTCAACGCCGTCCAGTACAGCAAGCTGACGCACATCAACTACGCCTTCATCCTGCCCAACTCCAACGGCAGCCTGCAGGGCCTGGACAACCCGTCCAAGCTGTCCTCGCTGGTCTCGCTGGGCCACGCCAACAACACCAAGGTCTCCATCGCCGTCGGCGGCTGGAACGACGGCAACGACCAGGCCTTCGAGGACCTGGCCGCCAACGCCACGGCCCGCACCGCGTTCGTCAACAACCTGGTGAACCTCGTCAACCAGTACAACCTCGACGGCGTCGACATCGACTGGGAATACCCGGACACCACCGCCGAGAGCAACAACTTCACGGCGCTGATGAACCAGCTCAGCACCGCCATGCACACCCGCGGCAAGCTGCTCACGGCCGCCGTGGTGTCCGAGGGCAGCACCGCCAACTTCGTGCAGCCCGCGGTGTTCAGCGCGGTCGACTGGCTGAACATCATGGCGTACGACGGCGGCAGCCCGCACGCCAACTACAACTGGTCGATCAACGCGGTCAACTCGTGGAAGTCCCGCGGCCTGCCCGCGAGCAAGGCCGTGCTGGGCGTGCCGTTCTACAGCCGCCCGACGTACTACACGTACAGCCAGCTCGTCGACATGGACCCGGCCAACGCCAACCGCGACTGCACGACGGTCGGCGGGGTGCAGCAGTGCTACAACGGCCTGCCGACCATCCGCAGCAAGACCGCGTGGGCCAAGGCCAACGCCGGCGGCATCATGAACTGGGAGCTGTCCCAGGACAAGAACGACTCCAGGTCGCTGGTCAGCGCGATCTACGAGGTCGCCATCGGCGGCACCACCCCGCCGTCGTCACCGCCTCCGGGCGGCCGCACCGGCCGGATCGTCGGCCAGGCCTCCGGCAAGTGTGTCGACGTCGCCGCCGCCAGCACGGCCAACGGCACCGCCATCCAGCTCTACACCTGCAACGGCACCAACGCGCAGACCTGGACCGTGGGCACCGACGGCACCATCCGCGCCCTCGGCAAGTGCATGGACATCACCAGCGGCTCCACCGCCAACGGTGCCCTGATCCAGCTCTGGGACTGCAACGGCTCCGGCGCCCAGGTCTGGCAACCCCAGTCCAACGGCAACCTCCGCAACCCCCAGTCCGCCAAGTGCCTCGACGCCAAGGACCTCGGCACCGCCGACGGCACCCGCCTCCAGATCTGGACCTGCGCCGCCTCCGGCAACCAGATCTGGACCCTCCCCTAG
- a CDS encoding NAD-dependent epimerase/dehydratase family protein: MALVAVTGGSGKLGRAVVRDLLDNGYDVVNLDVAPPREQLCPYTRIDFTDYGQAVEAFSAIDSRYAKVDAVVHLAAIPGPGVTGNAATFANNITVSYNVFAAARAAGIRNVVWASSETVLGLPFDTPPPYLPVDEEYAGRPETAYSLAKHLDEQMAAQFCRWDPQLKMIGLRFSNVMEPGDYANFASWQDDPRARRWNLWSYIDCRDGAQAVRRALEYPQPGLEVFIIANADTVMHRETADLAAEVFPDLPWQRSVSGNETLLSIDKARRLLGYDPTHGWR; encoded by the coding sequence ATGGCATTGGTGGCAGTGACCGGCGGCAGCGGCAAGCTGGGCCGGGCGGTGGTGCGCGACCTGCTCGACAACGGGTACGACGTGGTGAACCTGGACGTGGCGCCGCCGCGTGAGCAGCTGTGCCCGTACACCCGGATCGACTTCACCGACTACGGCCAGGCGGTGGAGGCGTTCAGCGCGATCGACAGCCGGTACGCGAAGGTCGACGCGGTGGTGCACCTGGCGGCGATTCCCGGGCCGGGGGTGACCGGCAACGCGGCGACGTTCGCCAACAACATCACGGTCAGCTACAACGTGTTCGCGGCGGCGCGGGCGGCCGGCATCCGCAACGTGGTCTGGGCGTCCAGCGAGACGGTGCTCGGGCTGCCGTTCGACACCCCGCCGCCATACCTGCCGGTGGACGAGGAGTACGCGGGGCGGCCGGAGACGGCGTACTCCCTGGCCAAGCACCTCGACGAGCAGATGGCCGCGCAGTTCTGCCGGTGGGACCCGCAGCTGAAGATGATCGGGCTGCGCTTCTCGAACGTGATGGAGCCCGGCGACTACGCGAACTTCGCGTCCTGGCAGGACGATCCCCGCGCGCGCAGGTGGAACCTGTGGTCCTACATCGACTGCCGCGACGGCGCGCAGGCGGTCCGCCGGGCCCTGGAGTACCCCCAGCCCGGCCTGGAGGTCTTCATCATCGCCAACGCCGACACGGTGATGCACCGCGAGACGGCGGACCTGGCCGCCGAGGTCTTCCCCGACCTGCCCTGGCAGCGCTCCGTCTCCGGCAACGAGACCCTGCTCTCCATCGACAAGGCCCGCCGCCTGCTCGGCTACGACCCCACCCACGGCTGGCGCTGA
- a CDS encoding alkaline phosphatase PhoX has translation MHTPLSRRNLLRAGTLTGLGIAFAGSIQAVAGPAYAHPTVPGYGPLVPDPAGILSLPEGFSYRIVAEAGKTLLATGEPTPGDPDGTACFGTRRGFTLVNNHEIGGDEPHRVPARPGFTFDPGAGGGTTNIEVDHHGNRVRQYVSLAGTHNNCAGGITPWGTWLTCEETEQRKGGVFQQDHGWVFEVDPFDSEANLDPVPLKFLGRYSHEAVAVDPKTDEIYLTEDASGPNGLYFRWVPPKGFKGRDGALRKLALSEGGDTAGRLQALKATLDGLHIADLSAATEPGTKYKVSWVDVPDRLAATVSVRKQFTNDQVTRARKLEGQWYGDGGVYFVSSYARTSDGSVREHDGQVWFYDPKRETIELKTIFGVNPDPKAEGHYDGPDNITVSPYGGIILAEDGEGLSHLVGVSDKGVTYPLARNEISDSEFTGPTFSQDGRILFAGIQADGLVVAITGPWGRRGHDHGHGH, from the coding sequence GTGCACACCCCTCTCTCCCGCCGTAACCTGCTGCGCGCCGGCACCCTCACCGGCCTCGGCATCGCGTTCGCCGGCAGCATCCAGGCGGTAGCCGGTCCCGCGTACGCCCACCCCACCGTGCCCGGCTACGGCCCGCTCGTGCCGGACCCGGCGGGCATCCTCTCCCTGCCGGAGGGCTTCTCCTACCGGATCGTCGCCGAGGCCGGCAAGACTCTGCTGGCGACCGGCGAGCCCACCCCGGGCGACCCCGACGGCACCGCCTGCTTCGGCACCCGCCGCGGATTCACCCTGGTCAACAACCACGAGATCGGCGGCGACGAGCCGCACCGGGTCCCGGCCCGGCCCGGCTTCACGTTCGACCCGGGCGCGGGTGGCGGCACCACCAACATCGAGGTCGACCACCACGGCAACCGGGTCCGGCAGTACGTCAGCCTGGCCGGCACGCACAACAACTGCGCCGGTGGCATCACCCCCTGGGGCACCTGGCTGACCTGCGAGGAGACCGAGCAGCGCAAGGGCGGCGTGTTCCAGCAGGACCACGGCTGGGTGTTCGAGGTCGACCCGTTCGACTCCGAGGCCAACCTCGACCCGGTGCCGCTGAAGTTCCTCGGCCGGTACTCGCACGAGGCCGTCGCCGTCGACCCGAAGACCGACGAGATCTACCTGACCGAGGACGCCAGCGGCCCGAACGGGCTCTACTTCCGCTGGGTGCCGCCGAAGGGCTTCAAGGGCCGTGACGGCGCGCTGCGCAAGCTCGCCCTCAGCGAGGGCGGCGACACCGCCGGCCGCCTGCAGGCGCTGAAGGCGACGCTGGACGGGCTGCACATCGCCGACCTGTCCGCGGCCACCGAGCCCGGCACCAAGTACAAGGTGAGCTGGGTGGACGTGCCGGACCGGCTGGCCGCCACGGTCTCGGTGCGCAAGCAGTTCACCAACGACCAGGTCACCCGCGCCCGCAAGCTGGAAGGCCAGTGGTACGGCGACGGCGGCGTGTACTTCGTCTCCAGCTACGCCCGGACCAGCGACGGCAGCGTGCGCGAGCACGACGGCCAGGTGTGGTTCTACGACCCGAAGCGCGAGACGATCGAGCTCAAGACCATCTTCGGGGTGAACCCGGACCCGAAGGCCGAGGGCCACTACGACGGCCCCGACAACATCACCGTCTCGCCGTACGGCGGCATCATCCTCGCCGAGGACGGCGAGGGCCTGTCGCACCTGGTCGGCGTCAGCGACAAGGGGGTCACCTACCCGCTGGCCCGCAACGAGATCAGCGACAGCGAGTTCACCGGCCCGACGTTCAGCCAGGACGGCCGGATCCTGTTCGCCGGCATCCAGGCCGACGGCCTGGTCGTCGCGATCACCGGCCCGTGGGGTCGCCGCGGCCACGACCACGGTCACGGCCACTGA